The Fibrobacter sp. UWB5 genome contains a region encoding:
- a CDS encoding cellulase family glycosylhydrolase: MAIRFSAKMLGLSVLAAGLISTSFAVAPTRVGPVSQYGQLQTGKNSNGHGRIYGSCPTYSTSGNEVQVKGMSLYWSSADASATDFYTETAINTMVKEMKIEIVRFAMGISESWDYGRGYLTGAAENQKKMLKAVVEAAVKNDIYVIIDWHSHQAENENQKSKAVDFFGWAAQTYGGYDNVIFEIYNEPIGSWGEGSASSYWPSIKNYAENVVKAIRKYSDNLIVVGTPYYDQYPNVVTPIDDSNVAYTFHYYAGSHSVYTEGGNADKAMQKGLSVFVTEWGTGTADGKGTPNEGSNSPWQQWMNNNKLSWANWSASRISEGSAAFSGGSSAGNLGYTDSGRMVKGYLASNPSSYKACAATPASSSSIQSSSSEASSSSVVSSSSVASSSSVASSSSIVSSSSVASSSSILSSSSEVVSSSSETPSSSSVESSSSEESSSSEVVVESSSSVESSSSEDVSSSSVESSSSEASSSSEEISSSSVEDSSSSEESSSSEEVLESSSSVESSSSEPESSNSSVESSSSAESSSSSEEPMESSSSASSVVSSSSVESSSSEAVVESSSSVESSSSEVLVSSSSEEVPSSSSAVPAVIVVGELIQQVVQGGDFEMVTFNDVVSYVRKSWNLHFLKMEQSGNQVTISGSVPSYIQPGSYSETIELNGEKYEIKLTVENTTTVMAPVSNSILLSVEGRVLHVGGATLADVNVFDMQGRPVVGFKQVSGSVALDMLRQGNYIVRVRSGSNSLTRQISIK; this comes from the coding sequence ATGGCAATCAGATTTAGTGCAAAAATGCTTGGCTTGAGTGTGCTCGCTGCAGGTCTTATTTCTACCTCATTCGCAGTGGCTCCGACTCGTGTGGGTCCGGTGAGCCAGTACGGTCAGTTGCAGACCGGCAAGAACTCGAATGGTCATGGCCGTATTTATGGCTCTTGTCCGACTTATAGTACATCTGGAAACGAAGTCCAGGTCAAGGGCATGAGCCTTTATTGGAGTTCTGCAGATGCCTCCGCTACGGATTTTTATACGGAGACAGCAATCAATACGATGGTGAAGGAGATGAAAATTGAAATCGTCCGCTTTGCTATGGGTATTAGCGAATCGTGGGATTATGGTAGGGGCTATCTGACAGGTGCAGCTGAAAATCAAAAGAAAATGTTGAAAGCCGTGGTAGAGGCGGCTGTCAAGAATGATATCTATGTGATTATCGACTGGCATTCTCATCAGGCTGAAAATGAGAATCAAAAGAGTAAAGCCGTTGACTTTTTTGGTTGGGCTGCGCAAACTTATGGCGGCTACGACAATGTGATTTTTGAGATTTACAACGAACCGATTGGCAGTTGGGGTGAAGGCTCCGCGTCTTCATATTGGCCGTCGATCAAAAACTATGCGGAAAATGTTGTTAAGGCTATCCGTAAGTATTCCGATAACCTGATTGTTGTGGGTACCCCCTATTACGATCAATATCCGAATGTGGTGACTCCCATTGATGACTCTAACGTTGCTTATACCTTCCATTATTATGCGGGGAGCCATTCTGTGTATACAGAAGGTGGTAATGCGGATAAGGCTATGCAAAAGGGCCTCTCTGTTTTCGTTACCGAATGGGGCACTGGAACTGCTGATGGAAAAGGCACTCCTAATGAGGGCTCGAATAGCCCTTGGCAACAATGGATGAACAATAATAAGCTTTCGTGGGCAAACTGGTCTGCATCAAGAATTAGCGAAGGCTCTGCTGCATTCAGTGGTGGAAGCTCCGCTGGAAACCTTGGCTATACGGACTCGGGTAGAATGGTGAAGGGCTATCTTGCTTCGAATCCGAGCTCCTACAAGGCCTGCGCTGCAACGCCTGCGTCGTCTAGTTCCATTCAGTCCTCGTCGAGTGAGGCGTCTAGCAGCTCTGTAGTTTCTTCGAGCTCTGTCGCTTCGTCTTCAAGCGTTGCTTCTTCTTCCAGCATCGTATCTTCTAGCTCTGTCGCGTCCTCAAGTTCTATTCTGTCTTCCAGCTCTGAGGTTGTGTCCTCTAGTTCTGAAACGCCGTCTTCCAGTTCTGTTGAATCTAGTTCTAGCGAAGAATCTAGCAGCAGTGAAGTGGTGGTGGAAAGTTCTTCCAGTGTCGAATCCTCCAGCTCCGAAGACGTTTCTTCAAGCTCTGTCGAATCTAGTTCTAGCGAAGCATCTTCTTCTAGTGAAGAAATCTCTAGCTCTAGTGTTGAAGATTCCAGCAGCTCCGAAGAATCCAGCAGTAGCGAAGAGGTGTTGGAAAGTTCTTCCAGCGTAGAATCTTCTAGCTCTGAACCGGAATCGTCGAACAGCAGTGTCGAATCTAGCTCTAGCGCTGAATCCAGCTCCAGTTCCGAAGAACCGATGGAGTCTAGCTCTAGCGCATCGTCTGTCGTAAGCAGCAGCTCCGTAGAATCTAGCAGCAGCGAAGCGGTTGTAGAAAGTTCGTCTAGTGTAGAATCCTCTAGCTCTGAGGTGCTTGTTTCTTCAAGTTCCGAAGAGGTGCCGAGCAGTTCGTCTGCAGTACCCGCAGTCATTGTGGTGGGTGAATTGATTCAGCAGGTTGTCCAGGGCGGTGACTTTGAAATGGTTACCTTCAATGATGTCGTCTCTTACGTCCGCAAGAGTTGGAATCTCCACTTCTTGAAGATGGAACAGTCGGGCAACCAGGTGACGATTTCGGGTTCTGTACCGAGTTACATTCAGCCCGGTTCCTACAGCGAAACTATTGAACTCAATGGCGAAAAGTATGAAATCAAGCTCACGGTTGAAAATACCACAACCGTGATGGCGCCTGTGTCGAATTCGATCTTGCTTTCTGTCGAAGGTCGCGTGCTCCATGTGGGCGGTGCAACTCTGGCCGATGTCAATGTGTTCGATATGCAGGGCCGACCGGTTGTTGGCTTTAAGCAGGTGAGCGGCTCTGTCGCACTCGACATGCTTCGTCAGGGCAACTACATCGTGCGTGTGCGTTCGGGCTCCAATAGCTTGACCCGCCAGATTTCGATCAAGTAA
- the mltG gene encoding endolytic transglycosylase MltG, with product MKKILLILAIILALLGTFLTANLKSRMGATAENAQTALIEVPKGSSPSKVFQILKQNGIWSDDLAFRLTMKRLNPSLKAGWFEIPAGLTLPQVLAIIESGKVAVRRVTIPEGRASWEIPAYIKKAYPDFDENRWNKLVQDPKFARSLGVEANSLEGYLLPDTYPFPIDADEETILKHMVAANLKVRDEMEKRPGSMWKTLGSWHKVLTLASVVEEETGIPEERPLIAGVFHNRLRIGMPLGADPTVRFIFRNLTGPIYKSQLNSNSPYNTRKFKGLMPGPISNPGRKAIEAALFPATTDALYFVAKDDGSMTHFFSSNLADHNKYKDVAAKNRGE from the coding sequence ATGAAGAAGATTTTACTTATTTTGGCCATCATTTTGGCACTTTTGGGCACTTTTTTGACCGCAAACCTCAAGTCCAGGATGGGTGCAACGGCTGAAAACGCCCAAACAGCCCTCATCGAGGTCCCCAAAGGGAGCTCCCCCTCTAAAGTTTTCCAGATCCTAAAACAGAATGGAATTTGGAGCGACGACCTCGCCTTCCGGTTGACCATGAAAAGGTTGAACCCGAGCCTCAAGGCCGGTTGGTTCGAAATTCCCGCAGGCCTCACGCTGCCACAGGTACTCGCCATTATCGAAAGCGGCAAGGTCGCCGTACGCCGCGTGACCATTCCCGAGGGTCGCGCCTCGTGGGAAATCCCGGCCTATATAAAGAAGGCCTACCCCGACTTTGACGAGAACCGCTGGAACAAGCTCGTCCAAGACCCGAAGTTCGCCCGCTCGCTCGGAGTCGAGGCCAACTCCCTGGAAGGCTACCTGCTCCCCGACACCTACCCCTTCCCGATTGACGCCGACGAAGAGACCATCCTGAAGCACATGGTGGCCGCGAACCTCAAGGTCCGCGACGAAATGGAAAAGCGCCCGGGCTCCATGTGGAAGACCCTCGGCAGCTGGCACAAGGTGCTCACGCTTGCAAGCGTGGTCGAAGAAGAAACCGGCATTCCCGAAGAACGCCCGCTGATTGCAGGGGTGTTCCACAACCGCCTGCGCATTGGCATGCCGCTCGGGGCAGACCCCACGGTGCGGTTCATTTTCAGGAACCTGACCGGCCCAATTTACAAGAGCCAGCTGAACAGCAACAGCCCCTACAACACCCGCAAATTCAAGGGACTCATGCCGGGTCCGATTTCGAACCCGGGCCGCAAGGCAATTGAAGCTGCGCTGTTCCCGGCCACGACCGACGCCCTTTACTTTGTTGCAAAAGACGACGGTTCCATGACGCATTTCTTTAGCTCCAACTTGGCCGACCACAACAAGTATAAGGACGTTGCCGCCAAGAACCGTGGGGAGTAA
- a CDS encoding MATE family efflux transporter: MQVQVKDRSLLSLSWPLFITFGIATCQPMMDSWFLSRTSESAAAGVGALMPVLGALFMAINAFAQAGASIASQFIGAERPRQAGTTQTMVLLGSFLLGIAITLVIIPLNNQIVSWMGLTGDAAHHARDFLHIVSIGFAFRALQSTLTSLIATHGLTVWNLFGNIITIISNAIMNVIFLNGYLGFPQMGVKGVALATMLSWLIAASILFVILRVKVHHKIRRTDFKRSRVILPDWIRIGFPAAVEPVSFQIFQVVLTAIVVHLGIIAMTARIFSANFAMLAVILSVGLSSGNQILVAHLVGAHDFDKANRRLHQSLIAGSASGLVVAIIVAFFGTQLLSFYTSDPEVIRLGRLCLWCDVILQPFKAANMVITSALRASGDSKFPAIVGSAMMWTCGLGTALLLAFGLNLGLVGIWLGMASDEFYRSIVNYIRWRGGKWKQYGVV; the protein is encoded by the coding sequence ATGCAGGTGCAAGTCAAGGACCGTTCCCTATTAAGCCTTTCGTGGCCGCTGTTCATTACCTTCGGCATCGCCACGTGCCAGCCCATGATGGACAGCTGGTTCCTGTCGCGTACGTCGGAATCGGCAGCGGCGGGCGTGGGGGCATTAATGCCCGTGCTGGGCGCGCTCTTTATGGCCATCAACGCATTCGCCCAGGCAGGGGCGAGCATCGCCTCGCAATTCATTGGGGCAGAACGCCCCAGGCAAGCAGGCACCACCCAGACTATGGTGTTGTTGGGTAGCTTCTTGTTAGGCATTGCAATCACGCTGGTTATAATCCCCCTAAACAACCAGATTGTAAGCTGGATGGGGCTTACCGGCGATGCCGCCCACCACGCCCGCGACTTCTTGCATATCGTCTCTATCGGTTTTGCGTTCCGTGCCCTGCAATCCACCCTCACGTCCTTGATCGCGACCCACGGTCTTACCGTATGGAACCTGTTCGGAAACATCATCACGATTATTTCGAACGCCATCATGAACGTGATCTTCTTGAACGGATACCTCGGGTTCCCGCAGATGGGCGTGAAGGGCGTAGCGCTTGCCACCATGCTTTCGTGGCTGATTGCCGCAAGCATCCTGTTCGTCATCTTGCGCGTCAAAGTCCACCATAAGATTCGCCGTACCGACTTCAAGCGTTCCCGCGTGATTCTGCCGGACTGGATCCGCATCGGATTCCCCGCCGCCGTCGAGCCCGTGAGCTTCCAGATTTTCCAGGTGGTGCTGACAGCCATCGTGGTGCACTTGGGCATTATCGCCATGACCGCCCGCATCTTCAGTGCGAATTTCGCCATGCTCGCCGTCATCTTGAGCGTGGGCCTGAGCAGCGGAAACCAGATTCTCGTGGCCCACCTCGTAGGCGCCCACGACTTCGACAAGGCGAACCGCCGGCTCCACCAGAGCCTGATCGCCGGAAGCGCAAGCGGACTCGTTGTGGCGATTATTGTGGCCTTCTTTGGCACCCAGTTGCTTTCGTTCTACACCAGCGACCCCGAAGTCATTCGCCTCGGCAGGCTCTGCCTGTGGTGCGACGTGATTCTGCAACCGTTCAAGGCCGCGAACATGGTCATCACCTCGGCCCTCCGCGCCTCAGGTGATTCCAAGTTCCCCGCCATCGTAGGCTCGGCCATGATGTGGACCTGCGGCCTGGGCACCGCCCTCCTGCTCGCCTTCGGCCTCAACCTCGGCCTCGTGGGCATCTGGCTCGGCATGGCCTCCGACGAATTCTACCGCTCCATTGTCAACTACATCCGTTGGCGCGGCGGTAAGTGGAAACAATACGGCGTGGTTTGA
- a CDS encoding biotin--[acetyl-CoA-carboxylase] ligase, translating into MFSKERTFNDWKLSGFGNAPAILFDSIESTHSLMKARASAGEIEPGTLFVADTQTAGRGRHERTWASPSGLNLYFNILIPLDGIPLASAPQVTQVAALTFAEVFKSLQDESNAQGLGNQRVGKITVKWPNDILCGKSKFCGILAEIVYAPSASGAPKPAVSMGVGINVNSSPLDYAYLGRPVTTLKDICGQKINREKLLQMLIANLERAIGQFRAFGIRPWVAAWKRMDQFIGARGTIVVNNHCTDQNRDSGAGAIKKTGTILDMQEDGSLLFKCDDGTTETVFSADLEI; encoded by the coding sequence ATGTTCTCCAAAGAAAGAACCTTTAACGACTGGAAGCTAAGCGGATTCGGAAACGCACCCGCCATTCTTTTTGACAGCATTGAAAGCACTCACAGTTTAATGAAGGCGCGCGCCTCAGCCGGCGAAATCGAGCCTGGCACCTTGTTTGTCGCCGACACGCAAACAGCAGGGCGTGGCCGTCATGAACGCACCTGGGCATCCCCCTCTGGGTTAAACCTTTACTTTAACATCCTGATTCCGCTAGACGGAATCCCGCTTGCATCGGCTCCGCAAGTCACGCAGGTCGCGGCCCTCACCTTTGCCGAAGTTTTCAAGAGCCTGCAAGACGAATCCAACGCACAAGGACTCGGAAACCAACGCGTCGGAAAAATCACAGTCAAGTGGCCCAACGACATTCTTTGCGGCAAAAGCAAGTTCTGCGGAATTTTGGCGGAGATTGTATACGCACCGTCTGCATCAGGGGCGCCGAAACCAGCGGTCAGCATGGGTGTGGGAATCAACGTCAACAGCAGTCCGCTCGATTACGCGTACTTGGGCCGCCCCGTCACGACGCTCAAAGACATTTGCGGTCAAAAGATCAATCGCGAAAAGCTCTTGCAAATGCTTATCGCAAACCTCGAGCGTGCCATCGGACAATTCCGCGCTTTCGGCATTCGCCCGTGGGTTGCCGCCTGGAAACGCATGGACCAGTTCATCGGCGCACGCGGCACCATCGTAGTCAACAACCACTGCACCGACCAAAACCGCGACAGCGGCGCAGGCGCTATCAAAAAAACAGGCACCATCCTCGACATGCAAGAAGACGGAAGCCTGTTATTCAAATGCGACGACGGCACCACCGAAACCGTATTCAGCGCCGACCTAGAGATTTAG
- a CDS encoding 4-hydroxybenzoate octaprenyltransferase, producing MLKKVLEFGHMVRFSHSLFAMPFAIGSMWVAAGGFRGMAAAEAVKMIALIVGCMVTARNSAMSFNRIADADIDAKNPRTAKRHLPAGRLSKASVIAFLAVNGVLFVLFAALLQPLAGLLALPVWLLLLSYSYWKRFSWLCHWFLGFAIGMSPLGAWIAIRGEFAVFPIFLLVILMLWMGGFDIIYATQDEEIDRQMGLHSVPARFGRKRALQIAFWSHVAMLALCVVFGVFWGMGIPWWVVTGLMTAAILYIHLFRKSDDLDAMNRDFFLANVAISVLVMAGLIVWICLGGDVNALY from the coding sequence ATGCTTAAAAAGGTTCTTGAATTCGGGCACATGGTGCGCTTTAGTCATTCGCTTTTCGCGATGCCTTTTGCGATTGGCTCCATGTGGGTCGCGGCGGGCGGTTTCCGCGGCATGGCTGCCGCGGAGGCGGTCAAGATGATTGCGCTTATTGTGGGCTGTATGGTGACCGCCCGTAACAGCGCCATGAGTTTCAATCGCATTGCCGATGCCGATATCGACGCCAAGAACCCGCGTACTGCAAAGCGTCATCTGCCTGCAGGGCGCCTGAGCAAGGCGTCGGTGATCGCCTTCCTTGCCGTGAACGGTGTGCTGTTCGTGCTGTTCGCGGCGCTGTTACAACCGCTCGCCGGCTTGCTTGCATTACCCGTGTGGCTCCTGTTGCTTTCGTATTCTTACTGGAAACGCTTTAGCTGGCTTTGCCATTGGTTCCTGGGCTTTGCGATCGGCATGAGCCCGCTGGGCGCCTGGATTGCCATTCGCGGCGAGTTTGCCGTGTTCCCGATTTTCTTACTCGTGATTCTGATGCTCTGGATGGGCGGCTTCGATATTATTTATGCGACCCAGGACGAAGAAATAGACCGCCAGATGGGACTGCATTCGGTGCCTGCCCGTTTTGGCCGCAAACGCGCCTTGCAAATCGCTTTCTGGAGCCATGTCGCCATGCTTGCCTTGTGTGTGGTTTTCGGCGTGTTCTGGGGCATGGGAATCCCTTGGTGGGTGGTAACGGGCCTAATGACTGCCGCAATCCTCTACATCCATTTATTTCGCAAATCCGATGACCTCGATGCCATGAACCGCGATTTCTTTTTGGCGAACGTCGCCATTAGCGTACTCGTGATGGCGGGGCTCATCGTGTGGATTTGCTTGGGAGGCGATGTCAATGCCCTTTACTAA
- a CDS encoding UbiX family flavin prenyltransferase — protein MRFILGVTGASGAIYATRTAMHLKRLGHHVTALVTPPGRGVVAYEGQDELFDYVDEAPDVKNFFAECASGSADYAGMVVVPCSMGTIGRIAGGTSDNLLIRAADVCLKERRPLIVVPRETPYNLIHLDNMTRLTRQGGIVIPASPHFYDHPKSIEELVDTVVAKILMHLGAMRDAADIVKPWKGISIPKATKQKTPSVKHLAKVRAKKK, from the coding sequence ATGAGGTTCATTTTGGGGGTAACCGGTGCGAGCGGCGCCATTTATGCGACAAGGACCGCGATGCATTTGAAACGCTTGGGGCACCATGTGACAGCTTTGGTGACGCCGCCGGGCAGGGGCGTGGTGGCCTACGAAGGCCAGGACGAATTGTTCGATTACGTGGACGAAGCTCCCGACGTGAAAAACTTCTTTGCCGAATGCGCCAGCGGCTCTGCCGACTATGCCGGCATGGTTGTGGTGCCTTGTTCCATGGGAACAATTGGCCGCATTGCCGGCGGAACGTCGGACAACCTGTTGATTCGCGCTGCCGATGTCTGCCTCAAGGAACGCCGCCCCTTGATTGTGGTGCCGCGCGAGACTCCTTACAACTTGATCCACTTGGACAACATGACCCGTTTGACTCGCCAGGGCGGGATCGTGATTCCGGCATCGCCGCATTTTTATGATCACCCGAAGTCCATTGAAGAATTGGTCGATACGGTGGTCGCAAAAATCCTGATGCATTTGGGTGCGATGAGGGATGCCGCCGACATCGTGAAGCCATGGAAGGGAATTTCGATTCCTAAGGCGACAAAACAGAAGACTCCTTCTGTGAAGCACTTGGCCAAGGTGAGAGCGAAAAAGAAATAG
- a CDS encoding ubiquinone/menaquinone biosynthesis methyltransferase → MISPVRKMFDEIASRYDFLNHTLSCFQDILWRRSCCRELKKVKPGKRLLDLCGGTGDFAVTYEKFNGKPDIAVLGDFSYGMLKGAAGKTMTAIPVQLDAMKMPFGDASFDVVLNGFGMRNLPDAEGGLKESARVLSNGGYLQVLEFFSPRNAFNKFFYKRLAPLFIPVLGAFFSKREAYEYLVNSVLRFLPVADFVKLAESNGFELVHVKPCFFGVAYRVLLRRRT, encoded by the coding sequence ATGATAAGCCCTGTGCGCAAGATGTTCGACGAGATTGCCAGTCGCTATGATTTTTTAAATCATACGCTCAGTTGCTTTCAGGACATTTTGTGGCGCCGCAGTTGCTGTCGCGAACTGAAAAAGGTAAAGCCCGGCAAACGTCTCTTGGATTTGTGCGGAGGCACGGGCGATTTTGCGGTTACTTACGAAAAATTCAATGGCAAGCCCGATATCGCCGTTTTGGGCGATTTTTCTTATGGAATGCTGAAGGGCGCTGCAGGGAAGACGATGACGGCTATCCCCGTGCAGCTCGATGCCATGAAAATGCCTTTTGGCGACGCCTCGTTCGATGTGGTTCTGAACGGATTTGGAATGCGTAACTTGCCCGATGCCGAAGGCGGCTTGAAGGAATCAGCCCGCGTGCTCTCGAATGGGGGATACCTGCAGGTGTTGGAATTCTTTTCGCCGAGAAACGCATTCAACAAGTTTTTCTATAAGAGACTTGCACCGCTTTTTATTCCGGTGCTGGGGGCCTTTTTTAGCAAGCGGGAAGCTTACGAATACTTGGTGAATTCGGTGCTCCGTTTTTTGCCGGTGGCGGACTTTGTCAAGTTGGCGGAGTCAAACGGCTTTGAATTGGTGCACGTGAAGCCTTGCTTTTTCGGCGTAGCGTACCGCGTATTACTGAGGAGACGGACATGA
- a CDS encoding CotH kinase family protein, with product MGGLSLVFSGLVACNDDSASHSRANDDPPVKIDTVKKVDSITGDTITQIVETPGQKETVRTIDPVSGDTVYEDRIIYVPADTTVRWVGNSSLVITEISPVNLDWLDENGDDPGWIEIYNAGDVAANLMGYALVENLEKPRKWVFGDELIAPHSFRTVFCDKNDVNAVAPSADTTVYKSRTHTNWKLNKDGGTVYLIDQYYSIRDSVQYPALSAGMSWGIIDGGAWKFFEKPTPEQPNNVSDGYEGVSPSISFGEHGGGFYNGSVTLNKPNVPEGVSVRCTKDGSVPTKNSEKFESDMKIETTTVLRCAAFKDGLLTKDITTNTYFIDETANMPVVAVSVDPSFFEKYYKKTNGGEPDMKHDQMYAPNESYPNDSGELPVHVEYYEKGRSSKGKAWEADGGISLMGGWSRMERKKSVAIVMREEYGGTWLKDYPLFETRKGVNDKYKGFNLRNNGNRFVSDYFADAVGGAILEGSGVDYQRSRQVVVFYNGKYYGIHDMRERFNKNFVETNYGIDASSVTFLKHLGVNVEASNGTPDEYLAMLEYAAAHDFATDNDAYTYMTQLMDMGNFANYMLAEMYVHNGDWPNNNVRVWKSPESPLWKFMIYDLDHGFDWEWGVSGFSDGTNMFKWVKQGGRGDDGAKCHTSSSKEFTGDKAHCFHVLYTKLVENPNFKRLFLNHAAVMLQSYLNAENVKAKAKFLAGMLNSEDVARDMDVEAYKERRGQYAHSFDAYGERLGPWAEERDGKFLSEIQEEFGVGSMTSVSITANGKGSIVMDGMTLPSANYKAKFFAGNAMVLTAVPEAGSVFGGWTGCEPVAGTPETCVATVAEGLSITASFK from the coding sequence ATGGGCGGACTAAGTTTGGTTTTTTCGGGCTTGGTTGCCTGTAACGACGACTCTGCATCGCATAGCCGTGCAAATGACGATCCTCCTGTAAAGATTGATACGGTGAAAAAGGTTGATTCGATTACCGGCGATACGATTACTCAAATTGTAGAAACCCCCGGGCAGAAGGAAACTGTTCGTACGATTGACCCGGTCTCTGGCGACACTGTGTACGAAGATAGGATTATCTATGTTCCGGCCGATACGACGGTTCGTTGGGTGGGTAACTCTTCTCTGGTGATTACCGAAATTTCTCCGGTGAATTTGGACTGGCTCGATGAAAACGGTGATGATCCGGGTTGGATTGAAATCTACAATGCCGGTGATGTCGCTGCTAACCTCATGGGCTATGCGCTTGTTGAAAACTTGGAAAAGCCGCGCAAGTGGGTCTTTGGCGATGAACTGATTGCTCCGCACTCTTTCCGTACCGTATTCTGCGACAAGAACGACGTGAACGCTGTGGCACCCTCTGCAGACACGACCGTGTATAAGTCGCGTACCCATACCAACTGGAAATTGAATAAGGATGGTGGAACGGTCTACCTGATTGACCAGTATTATTCTATCCGCGACTCGGTCCAGTACCCGGCACTTAGCGCTGGCATGAGCTGGGGCATTATCGATGGCGGTGCCTGGAAGTTCTTTGAAAAGCCGACTCCCGAACAGCCGAACAATGTGTCCGATGGCTATGAAGGTGTTTCTCCTTCTATCAGCTTCGGTGAACATGGCGGTGGATTCTACAATGGTTCTGTGACCTTGAACAAGCCGAACGTTCCGGAAGGCGTGTCCGTGCGTTGCACCAAGGACGGCTCTGTTCCGACCAAGAATTCCGAAAAGTTCGAATCGGACATGAAGATTGAAACGACCACGGTTCTCCGCTGCGCCGCATTCAAGGACGGGCTCCTTACGAAGGACATCACGACCAACACCTACTTTATCGATGAAACGGCCAACATGCCTGTGGTGGCTGTGAGCGTGGATCCGAGCTTCTTTGAAAAGTATTACAAGAAGACGAATGGTGGCGAACCTGATATGAAACACGATCAGATGTACGCTCCGAACGAATCTTATCCGAATGACTCTGGCGAACTCCCGGTTCACGTGGAATACTACGAAAAGGGCAGAAGCAGCAAGGGTAAAGCCTGGGAAGCCGATGGCGGCATTTCCTTGATGGGTGGCTGGAGCCGCATGGAACGCAAGAAGTCCGTCGCTATCGTGATGCGCGAAGAATATGGTGGAACGTGGTTGAAAGACTACCCGTTGTTCGAAACTCGCAAGGGTGTGAATGACAAGTACAAGGGCTTTAACCTGCGTAACAATGGTAACCGTTTTGTGAGCGACTACTTTGCCGATGCCGTTGGTGGCGCTATTCTTGAAGGTAGTGGCGTGGATTACCAGCGTAGCCGCCAGGTGGTGGTGTTCTACAATGGTAAGTATTATGGCATTCACGATATGCGTGAACGTTTCAACAAGAACTTTGTAGAAACGAATTACGGTATCGATGCTTCGTCGGTCACGTTCCTCAAGCATTTGGGTGTAAACGTCGAAGCAAGCAACGGTACTCCTGACGAATACCTTGCCATGCTGGAATATGCCGCTGCACACGATTTTGCTACGGACAATGATGCCTATACCTACATGACGCAGCTTATGGATATGGGCAACTTTGCCAATTACATGCTTGCCGAAATGTACGTTCATAACGGTGACTGGCCGAACAATAACGTGCGCGTCTGGAAGTCTCCGGAATCTCCGCTCTGGAAGTTCATGATCTATGACCTTGACCATGGCTTTGACTGGGAATGGGGCGTGTCTGGCTTTAGCGATGGCACGAATATGTTCAAGTGGGTTAAGCAGGGTGGCCGCGGTGATGATGGTGCTAAATGCCATACCAGCAGCAGCAAGGAATTCACTGGCGACAAGGCCCATTGCTTCCATGTGCTTTACACGAAGTTGGTCGAAAACCCCAATTTCAAGCGACTCTTCCTCAACCATGCCGCCGTGATGCTGCAGTCTTACTTGAACGCAGAAAACGTCAAGGCAAAGGCTAAGTTCCTTGCCGGCATGCTGAATTCCGAAGACGTTGCTAGGGATATGGACGTGGAAGCCTATAAGGAAAGAAGAGGCCAGTATGCACATAGCTTCGATGCATATGGCGAAAGGCTTGGCCCCTGGGCAGAAGAACGCGATGGCAAGTTCCTGTCTGAAATTCAGGAAGAATTTGGTGTCGGAAGCATGACTTCGGTCTCGATTACCGCCAACGGCAAGGGCTCCATCGTTATGGATGGCATGACGCTGCCGAGTGCAAATTATAAGGCCAAGTTCTTTGCTGGAAACGCAATGGTGCTGACGGCCGTTCCCGAAGCCGGTTCCGTATTCGGTGGATGGACGGGTTGCGAACCTGTGGCTGGCACGCCGGAAACGTGTGTTGCGACGGTTGCAGAAGGCCTGTCTATTACGGCATCCTTCAAGTAG